The following nucleotide sequence is from Pseudomonas sessilinigenes.
AGGCTCTCGATGATGGTGTGCAGCACGTTTTGCCGGGCCTCGCGCACGGCGGCCAACAGCTTCTGCTGGTTGGGGATCACCTGCTCCCGGGCGCGCTTGAGGAACGCCTCGCCCTCGGGGCCTTGCAGGTGCGGGTCGAACTGCGGCTCGAGCCAGGCCCGTTGCATGTCCACCAGCAGCAGGGCGGTGTGGTCGACGACGAAGGGCAGGTCCCGTGGCGAACGATGGGGCAGGCTGAACATCCTTATTTCTCCTCCAGCACGTGTGTAGCGAATTCGGCCCGCAGGGCATCGATGCCCTCCAGGCGTTGGTCAAGATGGGTACTGCGCGGGGTCATGCAGGCAATGAGTGCCTCGACCTGGGCCAAGGCCGGCACCAGGGTGTCGAAGGGCGACAGCGACTCCACCGGGGCGCTGATGATCAGGTCCGCCAGTTCGCGCAGCGGTGATGCGTAGATATCGGTGAACAACACCACCCGGGCGTTGCGCGCCTTGACCGCGCTGGCCACCCGCAGGGCCTGGGACTGGTAGCGGCGGTAGTCGAACAGCAGCACCACGTCCTGGCGTTGCACATCGAACAGGCGGTCCGGCAGTTGGGCGTTGTCTTCGAGAAAGAAACAGCCCGGGCGCATCAGGCGCAGGTGATTGAGCAGGTACTGGGCGAGGAAGCTGCTGAAGCGCCCGCCGAAGCAGTGCACGCAGTGGCGGCTGTCCAGCAACCAGTCCATGAGCACGCGGATGTCCTCGGGCTGGGTCAGCGCCTGGGTGTCCTGCAGGGCGCGCTGGCTGCCGGCCAGGTAGCGACCCCAGGTGTCGCCCTGGGCCACCTGGGCCCGGGGGTGCAACAGGGTGCTGGGGGAACGCAGGCGGTCATCCATGTCGCTGAGCAGGGCGTCCTGGAATTCGCCGTAGCCGCCGAAGCCGAGCTTTTTCACCAGGCGCACGATGGTCGGATCGCTGACCCCGGCATGTTCGGCCAGGCGCGACATGGGCCCCAGGCCGTTGCGTGGGTAGTGGTCGAGCAGGGCTCGCACCACCTTGCGCTCGGAGGGCGTCAGGTCGAGGGCAGGGTCGGTGATCAGGGTTCTGAGCGAAGGCATCGGCACGCCTTGAAGGTCGGGTGTAGTTTTTGTTTCATAAAAAGCAGAAAACGATAGTTATGTAATGAACGTTACATGTCCAGTGAATTTTTGGGTGATGGCAAAATGCTCTAGAACGGGGCTTCCGATCGTCCTGAAACTGTCATATATGAGAATCCATGGCGGGTAAAAAGCGGGTTTAAAGAAAGAGTAGGAGCGAGGCTTGCCCGCGATGGCCTTCAGAGCCCCCGCGTTTATCCGGTAGACACCCGTTACCGTTAACCAGCATCGCGAGCAAGCTTCGCTCCTACAGGGGGCTCCAGCCTCCACCCAATGCCGTGAGCAGGCCGACGCTGGCTTGCAACTGGCGGGTCTGCAGGGCTTGCAGGCTGCGTTGGGCCTGCAGCGCGGCGGTTTGCGCGGTGACCACATCCAGGTAGCTCACGGCTCCCGCCTGGTAGCTGTTCATCGCCAGGGACTGGGTGTGCAGCGCCGCATTCACCGCCGCTTGCCGATCCAGCGCTTGTTGTTGCAGGTCGCGCAGTTGCCCCAGGTTGTCTTCCACCTCGCGCACCGCCCGCAGCACCTGGCCCCGGTAATGGGCCGCAGCCTCCTCGAATTCGGCATGGGCCTGGCGCTCGTTGGCACTGAGCCTGCCACCGTCGAAAAGCGGCAGGGTCATCAGCGGCCCCAGGGCCCAGTAGCGATTGCCCGCCGCCAGCAGGTTGCCGCTGCCCTGGGTCTGGCCGCCGAGCAGGCCGGTGAGGCTGAAGTCCGGGTACCAGGCCGCTCGCGCCACGCCGATGCCGGCATTGGCGGCGAATACCCGGCGTTCGGCGGCGGCGATGTCCGGCCGG
It contains:
- a CDS encoding MurR/RpiR family transcriptional regulator; the encoded protein is MPSLRTLITDPALDLTPSERKVVRALLDHYPRNGLGPMSRLAEHAGVSDPTIVRLVKKLGFGGYGEFQDALLSDMDDRLRSPSTLLHPRAQVAQGDTWGRYLAGSQRALQDTQALTQPEDIRVLMDWLLDSRHCVHCFGGRFSSFLAQYLLNHLRLMRPGCFFLEDNAQLPDRLFDVQRQDVVLLFDYRRYQSQALRVASAVKARNARVVLFTDIYASPLRELADLIISAPVESLSPFDTLVPALAQVEALIACMTPRSTHLDQRLEGIDALRAEFATHVLEEK